GGCCGGCGTCTGGAGCGCCGGGGGATCCCCGTCGCCCGGGCGTGGGCGGCCGTGGCTTTGCTGCTCGGGCTCGGGCTGGCCGGCATCCCAGGGACCGGCGGCGACTGGTTGACCACCCTGGTCTTCGTCGCCGCGGCGGCGGTGTTCCTGCTGCCGAGCCGGCAGTCGCTGGTGGTGGTCGCCCTCGCCGCGCTCACCCCGCCGGTGACGGCCGCGCTGGTGCCCGGCTGGGAGGCGGAGGGCACCGTGGTCTTCGCGGTGCTGCTCGCCTCCTTCGCCATGTTCGGGGTGACCCGGCTGACCCAGCGCAACAGCGAGCTCCAGGCCGCCCAGCAGGAGATCCGCCGGCTGGCGGTGGCCGAGGAGCGGGCGCGTACCGCCCGGGACCTGCACGACATCCTCGGCCACTCGCTGACCGTGGTGGCGGTGAAGGCCGAGCTGGCCGGCCGGCTGCTGGAACTGGACCCGGCCCGGGCGGCCACCGAGATCGCCGACGTGGAGCGGCTGGCGCGGGAGGCGCTGGCCGACGTGCGGGGCACCGTCGGGGCGTACCGGGGGATCAGCCTGGCCGGGGAACTGGCCGGCGCCCGCTCCGCGCTCGCCGCCGCGGGCATCGCCGCGGAGCTGCCGGACACGGCGCCGGAGCTGCCGGCGGAGCGGGACGAACTCTTCGGCTGGACGGTACGGGAAGGGGTGACCAACGTGGTCCGGCACAGCGGGGCGCGGCGCTGCGTGATCCGGGTGGAACCGGGCCTGGTCGAGGTCCGTGACGACGGGCGGGGACCCGAAGCGGCGTCGTCCGGGCCGGGCGGGCACGGGCTGGTCGGGCTGCGCGAGCGCGCCCGGCGGCTGGATGCCGCGGTCACCGTCGGCCGTCGCCCGGACGGCCCGGGCTTTCTGCTCCGCGTCACCCTCCCGGTCGACCAGTGACCGAGCCGATCCGGCTGCTGCTCGCCGACGACCAGGCGCTGGTCCGGGGCGCGCTGGCCGCGTTGCTCTCGCTGGAGCCGGACCTCACTGTGGTCGCGGAGGTGGGGCGGGGCGACGAGGTGGTCCCCGAGGCCCGCCGTACCACGCCCGACGTGGCCCTGCTCGACGTGGAGATGCCCGGCCTGGACGGGATCGCCGCGACCACCGCGCTGCGCGCCGCCGTGCCCGGCTGCCGGGTGCTGGTGGTGACCACCTTCGACCGTCCCGGCTACCTGCGGCGGGCGATGGAGGCCGGCGCGAACGGCTTCGTGGTGAAGGACACCCCGGCCCGGCAGCTCGCCGACGCGGTCCGCCGGGTGCACGCCGGGCTGCGGGTGGTCGATCCCACCCTGGCGGCGGAGACCCTGGCCACCGGGGCCAGTCCGCTGACCGAGCGAGAGACCGAGGTGCTGCGGACGGCCCGCGGCGGCGGCACGGTGGCCCAGCTCGCCGCCGTGCTGCACCTGTCCGAGGGGACGGTGCGCAACCACCTCTCCGCGGCGATCGGCAAGACCGGCGCCCGGAACCGGGCCGACGCGGTGCGCGTCGCCGAGGAGAACGGCTGGCTGCTCGGCGAGTGAGCCTCAGGCGGTGGCCGTCGGGGCGGGCAGATCGGGCCGGGCGGGCCGGGTCAGGGCAGCTTCGCGCCGATGTGGACGGCGACCGCGTCATGGGCGTTGATGTTCGCCGCGAACCAGCCGTTGCCGTCCACCGTGATCACCGGCCCGCTGCACGAGCCGTTGCTGAAGTCGCCGTGGATGACGTCGCAGTACCGGCCGGCGGGCAGCCCCGTGTAGTAGGAGCGGCCGGTGATGGCGAAGTCCTCGTCGTTGATGGTCAGGTAGCCCTTGCCGGCCCGGCTGAACGCGATGTGCTGGTAGCCGTTGTCGTACCAGTTGGCCACCGCGGCGCCCTGGGTGGCGTTGTTGAACGCCACCATGTTGGCGATGACCCGCCAGCGGTGCTCGCACTGCCAGCCCGAGTAGCAGGTGGTGTTGAGCGTCTTGTTGTTGGCGTCCGAGGGCGGCCCCTGGTCCTTGTTGCTGAAGGTGAAGCTCGACATCACCGTCGGCGACCCGTACGGCCAGGCCAGCATGAACGCGTTCGCGAGCGCGTAGCTGCCGCCGTTCTTGTAGGTCAGCACCCCGCCGTCGCGCTGGGTGTCGTGGTTGTCCACGAAGACCGCGGCCGAGCCGGTGGGCAGGTAGCCCCACGCCGCACCGAAGTTCTTCAGGTACGCCAGCCGTTCGCTGTTGAACATCCGGGCGAGGTCCTTGCCGTACCGGAACTCGTGCACGTCGCCGTTGCCGGTGTACTCGGTCGGCTGGATCGGCTCCCCGGCGCCGTAGATCACCTCCTGCACGACGTACGCCGAGCGGGAGAGCTTGCCCTTGATGGCGGCGATGTCGGCGGCCGGCATGTGCTTGCTGGCGTCCAGCCGGAACCCGTCCACGCCGAGCGAGAGCAGGTCGTTGAGGTACCCCGCGATCTTTGACCGGACGTAGTCCGACTCCGTCCTGAGGTCCGACAGGTTGACCAGCTCGCAGTTCTGCACCTCGTACCGGTCGTTGTAGTTGACGATGTCGTCGCCGCCGTTGCGGCCGCAGTGGTGGAAGTCCTGGGTCTGGTAGATGCCCGGGTAGTCATAGTGCCCGTACGACGAGCCGGCCCAGCCCGTGCCGCCGTTGTCCTGGCCGGACATGTGGTTGATGACGGCGTCGACGACCACCTTCACGCCGGCGGCGTGGCAGGTGTTCACCATGGACTGGAACTGCGCCCGGGTGCCCTTGCGGGACTCGATCCGGTAGCTGACCGGCTGGTAGGCCACCCACCACTGGTTGCCCTTGACGTGCTCCTGCGGCGGCGAGACCTGGACGTAGCCGTAACCCTGGGGGCCGAGCACGGTGGTGCACTCGCTGGCCACCGAGGGGCAGTTCCACTCGAAGAGCTGGGCGATGACCTTCCTGGTGCCCGACGGGGCCGCGGCAGCCGGGGGAGCCGCCACTGCGGTCGGTACGAGCAGGCTGGCGATCATGCCGAGGGCGAGGACCGCCGAGCGGCATCGGCGTCGATGCATCGGGACTCCTGGGGGTACGGGGACGGGGGTGGCGCGGCGCGGGGGAGGGATCTCAGTGCCGGCTTCTTGCAGATCCGGCCTGAAATTTTCGGCAAGGTTACAAGCGTGTTGCAACAACTGTCAACGGATGGAAATGCGTCGTTGCGTAGTGCGCTACACGCGCGTCGGGCCGGGACGGTTCGACCGGCCGGCCGAGAAATTCGCCACCGGGCTGATCCGCTCGCCGTGCCGCTCCGTACCTGAGGAGGGAGCAGGGTCGGCCGGTGGGGGCGCCGCCGTGAGACACGATCGAGGAGCAGATGGCCCGGGCAGAGCAGAACGAGAAGGCGGCGACCGTCCGGACCACCAGCACCAGTCGAGGTGCCCGGACCCGGTCGAAGTCCGCGATGGTCGCGCTGACCCTGTCCGCGCTCGCCCTCGCCTGGGCCGGCGTCGAGCTGGCCGGCGCGGGCACCATGATGTACGCGTACGGCTTCTTCTTCACCGAGTTCTTCGCCGGGGTGGTCGCCCTGGTCTCGCTCAGCCTCACCGTGATGATGGGGCTGCTCGCCACCGACCGGCTGGTGCTGCTGATCCGGCACCGGGTGCTGCTCCAGTCCGCGCACCGGGCCACCGGCATCCTCGGCGTGGCCGGGCTGGTCGTCCACGTCATCACCAAGATCTCGATCGGCCGGGCCGGGCCGACCGACGCCGTGGTGCCGTTCATCGGCGGCCGGGGGCTCTACGTCGGACTCGGCACGGTGGCCTCCTTCCTCATGGTCAGCGTGCTCTGGACCGGCCTGATCCGGGTCCGCTTCGCCGGCGTCGGTCCGAAGTGGCTCTGGCGGGCGCTGCACTCCATGGCGTACGTCTCCTGGCCGTTCGCCCTGATCCACGGCCTCAACGCCGGGCGACCGGCGAAGTCCTGGGTGGTGGTGAGCTACCTCGCCTGCGTGCTGCTGGTGGTGGCGGCGCTGCTGGTCCGCGTCTCCGTCCACCTCGGCAGGCGCAGCCGGGAGCAGCACCGGGCCGCCGCGCTGAACCAGGCGATGGCCGGCAGGCCGGCCGAGGAGAGCCGGAGACTCTTCGCCGGCCTGGTCCGCCGGCGCTCCGCCGAGGAGGAGCAGAGCCGCGCCGGCCGGGGCCGGGAGGGCGGCTGGGCGGAGACCACCGCGACCTCGTGGACCGCGCCGGCCGGCACCGCCCGCCGCCGCGACCCCGACCGGTTCGCCGTGCCGGTGGTGCCCGAGCCCGGCTCGCTGCGGGAGCCCGTCCGGGCGGCGACCCGGCGCCGGCGCGAGGAGGAGCTGGCGCCGGCCGCGGTACGGCGGGGCGAGGTCCCGGCGGCCCGCCGCCGGGACGACGAACGGCCGGCCCGGCGACGCGCCGCCGAGCCGGAGCCCGCCAGCCGGGGCCGGGCGGGCGAGCGGTCCGACCGCCGGTACCGGGACGAGGAAGAGGTTGCCTCCCGACGGTCCCGCGCCGAGGTGGACGCCCGCTACTCGGCGCCGCCGCGGCGGGCGGTCGCGCCGGAGGAGCCGTGGGACAGCCCGCGGCGGTGGGAGAGCAGCGAACGGCCGGTCTCCGCGGAGCCCAGCTCCGCCGGGCCGATCTCGGCCGGCCCGGTGTCGGCCGGGCCGATCTCCGCGGCGCCGCGCAGCGGCGGTGGTCGGCACAGCGTCGAGGACGAGGTGCCGGAGGAGCCGGACTACTGGCGGCCGCCGGCCCGGTACGTCCCGGACGACCTGCCGGTCGACGACACCCCCACCCTGGTCGACCTCGCCTCCCGGCGGGCGCTGCGGGCCTCCGGCGAGAGCCGGTCGTCCCGGCGGCGCCGGGCCAGCGCGGAGGCGGTCGACGGGGCGTACTGGGCCGGGCTGCGGGGTGAGGCCAGGTGATGCGGACGACGGTGCCACCGGTCGCGTGCGTCGGCGAACCCCGGCTCACCGCCGGCTTCGCCGAGTTCGGCCGGCTCGACCTGCTCGCCCACGAGGAGGTGCACGGCCCGATCGGGCCGATGCAACCGGCCAGCCTGCTCCGGCTGGCCGAGGCTATCGACCTCAAGGGCAAGGGCGGCGCCGGTTTCCCCTTCGCCCGCAAGCTGCGTGCCGTGCTGGGGTCCTGCGAACGGCAGAGCCTCTCCGCCGTGGTGGTGGTCAACGCCACCGAGGGGGAGCCGGCGAGCTGGAAGGACAAGGTGCTGCTCACCCGGGCGCCGCACCTGATCCTCGACGGCGCGGCGCTGGCCGCGTACGCGCTGGACGCCGAGGAGATCGTGATCGGGGTGGCCGACGACGACGTGGGCCGGCCGTCGCTGACCGAGGCGCTGCAGGAGCGCCGGATGCCGGTGCCGACCAGCATCGTCACCGTGCCGCACCGGTTCATCTCCGGCGAGGGCGGCGCGCTGGTCAACGGCATCAACGGCCTGCCGCACATCCCGCCCGGGACCAAGAAGCGCTCCAGCGACTCCGGGGTCGGCGGGCTGCCCACCCTGCTCTCCAACGCCGAGACCTTCTCCCAGCTGGCGGTCGCCGCCCGGCTCGGCCCGTACGAGTACGCCGCACTCGGCACCGACGACGAACCGGGCACCGTGCTGCTCACCGTCACCGGGGCGGCCGCCCGACCGGCGGTGGTGGAGTGCGCCGCGGGCACCCCGCTGCGGGAGATCCTCGAGCTCTGCGAGGTGCCCGACGGGCCCGGGATCCTGATGGGCGGCTACCACGGCAAGTGGATCACTCCCGAGGCCGCGGACCGCGCGGAAATCTCCCGCAAGGGGCTGACCGCCGTCGGCGGCACCCTCGGCGCCGGCATCATCGTCCCGCTCGGCCGGGACACCTGCCCGCTCGGCGAGGCCGCCCAGGTGGTCCGCTACCTGGCCGGCGAGTCCGCCGGGCAGTGCGGGCCGTGCAAGATGGGCCTGCCCGACCTGGCCCGCGCCGTCGACCTCGCGGTCTCCGGCAGCGCCCCGGTCGAGATCGTCCGGGCCGCGGCCGGCGACGTGAAGGGGCGCGGCGCGTGCAGCCACCCGGACGGCACCGCACGGTTCGCCCTCTCCGCGCTGGAGGTCTTCGCCGAGGACCTGCGGCTGCACACCACCGGCGAGGGCTGCGGCAAGCGGGTCACGGGCGTGATGGGACTGCCCGGGGCGCCCGACGTGAACCCGCAGAAGCTCACCCTGGACTGGTCCCGGTGCGACGGGCACGGGCTCTGCGCGCACGTGGTGCCGGACTTCATCCGGCTCGACGCCAACGGTTACCCGGCCTTCCCGCCCACCCCGGTGCCGACCTGGCTGCGGGAGGGCGCGCTCAAGGCGGTCAAGGTCTGTCCCGAACTCGCGCTCAGGCTCGCCAGGGCCGAGTAGCCGACCGAGAGGAGACGCGGATGTCGCGTCGTACGTCAGCGCCGACCCGGGCGGTCCGGTCCGGACGCCTGGTCACCGCGGCCGTGCTGGTCGCCGCGCTGCTGGGCGCGGCCTCCTGCGCGGTCGGCCCGGAGCCGGGGGCGCCGGTGGGCGCGGTCGCCGCCGCCTCGCCCGCCGCCGCGCCGGTGGTCCCGGCCCGGGTGCCGGAAACGCTGAAGTTCACCGCGAAGACCCTCGACGGTACGCGGTTCTCCGCCGCCGAGCTGGCCGGCAAGCCGGTGGTGCTCTGGTTCTGGGCGCCCTGGTGCGCCACCTGCGCCAGTCAGGCGTGGACGGTCGCCGAGATCGCGCCGAAGTACCGGGACACCGTGCCGATCGTCGGCGTCGCCGGCCTGGGCGAGCAGCAGGCGATGAACGAGTTCGTCACCGAGTTCGACCTGGCCGGCACCCCCCAGCTCGACGATCGGGCCGGCACGCTGTGGCGCCGGTTCGAGGTGGTCGAGCAGAGCACCTTCCTGATCATCGACCGGAACGGCCGGGTCGTCCACCAGGGCTTCCTCGACGGCGAGTCCCTCAGCCGGCGGGTCGCCGCGCTGGCCGGATGATGACCACCCCGCTGCTGCTCGCGCTGACCGCCGGCATGCTCGGCGCGGTCAACCCGTGCGGCTTCGCGATGCTGCCCGCGTACCTGTCGCTGCTGGTCGCCGGCCCGCCGGACAGGCGCGGCGCGGTCGGCCGCGCGCTCACCGCGACCGCCGGGCTGACCCTCGGCTACGTCGTGGTGTTCGGCGCGTTCGGCCTCGCCCTGGCGCCGCTGGCGGACCGGCTGCGCCCCCGGCTGCCCTGGACCACCGTGACGCTCGGCCTGCTGCTGGCCGCCGTCGGCTGCTGGCTGCTCGCCGGCCAGCGGCTGCCCACCCCGCGCCCGTTCGCCCGGGCGCCCCGGCTGAGCCGTTCCTGGGCGTCCATGGCGCTCTTCGGCATGGCGTACGCGCTGGCCTCGTTGACGTGCACGATCGCCCCGTTCCTGGCCATTGTGGTGACCAGCCTCCAGGCCGGCTCGACGCTGCGCGGGCTGGCGCTCTTCGGGGCGTACGCGGTCGGGATGGGGCTGGTGGTCGCGGTGGCCGCGCTCGGCGTGGCGCTGCTGCGCGGCCAGGTGGTGGCCCGGCTGCGCGGCGCCGGCGCGCTCGTGCCCCGGCTGAGCGGCCTGGTGCTGCTCGTCGCCGGCGGCTACGTCGCCTGGTACGGCTGGTACGAGGTCCGGCTCGCGCTGGGCCGGCACGACGCCTTCGGCGACCCGGTCGTGGTGGCCGCGGGCCGGGTCCAGCAGGCCCTGTCCGCCGGGCTGGACGCGGCCGGCCCGGCGGTCCTCGCGGTGGCCCTGGTCGCGCTGCTGCTGGTGGCCCTGCCGCGGCGGGCGACGGCCGCGGCCCGGCGCGGCGGGCCCGCCGTCAGCCTGGACCCGGATCGGGTCCCGCGGCGCGCGCAGGGAGGTGCCGAGCCGGGCCGGGACGACGAACGGCGGGCGTCGGGAGGACCCGACGCCCGCCGTTCGGGTGCGGTCAGCGGACCGGCGTGAGCCGGTCGGCGCCCAGCTTGTCGTGGAGCACCTCCGGCACCAGCACCGAGCCGTCGGGCTGCTGGAAGTGCTCCAGGATGGCCGGGAAGAGCCGGCTGGTGGCCAGCGCCGAGCCGTTCAGCGTGTGCACGAACCGGGTCTGCTTGCCGCCCGGCTCCCGGTAGCGGATCGCCGCCCGGCGGGCCTGGTAGTCGCCGCCCCAGGAGACCGACGACACCTCCTTGTACTTGCCGGTGCTCGGCATCCAGACCTCGACGTCGAGGGTCTTCTTCATCGCGGCGCTGGCGTCGCCGGCCGCGAGCAGGCTGGTCTGGTAGTGCAGCCCCAACTGCTCGACCAGGCCCTCCACGTGGGCGACCATCGCCTCCAGGGCGGCGTCCGCCTGCTCGGGCAGGGTGAACTGGAAGATCTCCACCTTGTTGAACTGGTGGCCGCGTACGGTGCCCCGCTCGTCGGAGTGCGAGCCGGCGGCCTCGCGGCGGTAGCACGGGGTATAGGCGAACGCCTTCAGCGGCAGCTTCGCCGTCTCCAGGATCTCGTCCTGGTACGCCCCGAGGATCGCCGTCTCCGCGGTGGGCAGCAGGAACTGCCCGCGCGGGGCGGACTCCCGGTCCAGGTGGTAGACGTCGTCGTAGAACTTCGGGAACTGGCCGGCGGCGAAGCCGGCGCTGTCCAGCAGCAGGTGCGGCGGGAGCAGGAACTCGTACCCGGCCTGGATGTTCTGCTCGATCAGCCAGTTGACCAGCGCCCACTCCAGCCGGGCGCCCATGCCGGTGTACATCCAGAAGCCCGAACCGCCGAGCTTGACGCCCCGCTCGTGGTCGACCAGGCCGAGCGCGCGGGACAGCTCGATGTGGTCGCGGACCTTCTCGATGACCGGCGGCTCGCCGAAGGTCTTCACCACCCGGTTGGCCTCCTTGCCGCCGGGCACGACGTCGTCGGCGGGCAGGTTGGGCAGCTCGCTCATCGCGGTGCGGAGCCGGGACTGCACCTCGTCCAGCTGGGACTCCAGCTCGGCGAGCTGCTTGCGCTCGGCCTCCGGCGCGACGGACTCCGGCGCGGTGCCGGCCCGCTTCGCCTGCGCGTACGCCCGAGCCTCCGCCTTGCGGCGCTGCCGCTCGGCGTCGATCTCGCTGATCAGGGCGCGGCGCTCCTGGTCGAGCCGCTGGATCTCGTCCAGCGCCCGGTTGACCTCGGCGGGATCCAGACGCTTCGCCAGCGCGGTCGCCACCGCCTCGCGATCCTTCCGGATCAACTCCATGTCGAGCATGCTGCTCGTACGCCTCCGTCCAGGCAGTCAGGTGGGACCACCAGATGCTACCGTCGCGGCCCCGTCCGGCCGTCCCGCACCCGGGACCGGCGGTCAGAGCCGGACGGGCATGAGGACGGAGAAGGCGTGCTCGTCGTCCGGGCGGCGCACGGCCAGCGGGGCGATCGGCCCGTCCAGCTCCAGCAGGAGCTGCCCCCGGTCACCGGCGTCGAGGGCGTCGAGCAGGTACTCCCGATTCACCCCGACCCGGACGGCGTCCGCCTCCGGCGCCTCGTCCGGCCCGACCACCCGCAGCCCGCCCCGCTCGTCCAACCCCAGCACGGTCACCTCGGCGCGTACCCCGTCGTGCTCCTTCACCAGCACCGGCGCGCCCTCGGCGGTCATCGCGGCGCGCAACGCCACCACGTCCACCACCACCCGGTGCGCCGGCGCGCCGGTGACATGGCCGTGCAGCAGCCGGCGGTAGTCCGGGAAGTCGTACGGCAGGGGAGCGGTGCGCACCGTGCGGCCGGCGACGGAGACCTCGACGGTCTCCCGGTCGACGGTGACGTGCGCGTCCGGGGTGATCCCGGCGCCGGTGTCCAGCAGGGCGCGCGCCTCGTCGACGAAGCCGACCGGGACGAGCACCCGCACCGGCGGGCCGTCCATCTTCCACCCGGTCCGGGCCACCGCCAGCCGGTGCCGGTCGGTGGCGACCAGCCGTACGCCGTCCGGCTCGACCTCCAGCAGCACCGCGGACAGCGCCGGCAGTTCCGGATCGGCGCCGACGGCGAAGCGGACCGCGTCGACGGCGGCGGCGAGGTCGGCACGGTGCAGCACGAGACGGGTGGTCATCGGGGTCTCCTCGGGGTCGATCAGGGCACGGACCCGGGAGAGCTCACGGCGGGCGTCGGCGAGGCCGTCCTCCAGCCGGCGCAGGTGCGCGTCCAGCAGCCGGCCGACCACCGCCGGCTCGGACCGGTGCCGCAGCGCGGCGCCGATCTCGGCCAGCGGCATGCCGACCCGGCGCAGCCCGGCCACCAGCCGAGCCGGCGCCACCTGGTCGTCGGTGTACCAGCGGTAGCCGGTCACCGGGTCGACCTGCGCGGGCACCAGCACGCCGGAACGGTCGTAGAACCGCAGCGCGCTCACGGTCAGCCCGCTGGCCCGGGCCAGCTCGCCGATGCTGCGCAGTTCGCTCTCCACGACGACCGATCCTGGGCCCTCAACCCGGTCGAGGGTCAAGCCGTCGGGCCCGCGTCGACCACGCGGAACGTCATCCCCGCCTTGACCAGGCGCTCCAGCAGGGCGTCGCCCATCGCGGTGACCGGGGTCACCTGCCCGGAGGTCGGCGGCAGGTCGTCGCACGCCAGGCAGAGCGCGGACTCGGCGAGCATCTTCGCGGTCTCGTCGTACCCGGGGTCGCCGCCGGCCACCTCGGTGAGCACCTTCCGGCCGCCGCCGAAGCCGAGGAAGCGCACCGTGAACCAGGACTTCGCCCGCTGCTCGGCGGTCGGCCCCTGGCCGGAGGCGAGCCGGCCGAGCAGCCAGCGCCGGGTCGGCGGCAGCTTCACCAGCCCGACCAGGCCGGCCATCCCGACGCCGGCGACCAGGATCGTCGGCAGCCGCTTCACCGCGGCGAAGTGCCGGTAGCGGAAGTCCGGGCCGTACTCCGGGCGGGCCGCCGCCGACCGGCGGACCACCTGCGGGTCGATGGTCGGCAGCGGCACCACCCACCTGCCCAGCTCCTTGGACCGGCCCACCTTCCCGGGCACCGCGCGGACCCGGCGGCCCTCCGGGCGCGGCTCGACCGCCTTGCGCGCCTTCGCGGCCCGGCTCATCTCCCCGGTCCGGGAGAACGCGGTCAGCGCCGAGTGGTACGTGCCGGCGGAGAACCGGCCGCCGGCCCGGACGAAGCCGTCCACGGTGATCGGCCCGTCCGACGGGAGCTGCTTGACGGTGTACCAGGCGCCGAGGTCGTGCGGGATCGAGTCGAAGCCGCAGGCGTGCACCAGCCGCGCGCCGGTGCGGACCGCCTCGGCGTGGTGCCGCACGTACATCAGGTCGACGAACTCCGGCTCGCCGGTGATGTCCAGGTAGTCGGTGCCGGCGGCGGCGCAGGCCGCGACCAGCGGCTCCCCGTGGTGGATGTACGGGCCGACGGTGCTGGCCACCACCCGGGCGCTCGCGGCGACCGCGCGCAGCGACTCCGGGTCGGTCACGTCGGCGGTCAGCAGCGGCAGACCGGACAGCGCCGGGTCGATCGCGGCGAGCCGGTCCCGCACCGCGGCCAGCTTGCCCGGGTTGCGGCCGGCGAGGGCCCAGCGCAGTCCGGTGGGGGCGTGCCGGGCCAGGTACTCGGCGGTCAGCGCGCCGGTGAAGCCGGTCGCGCCGAACAGGACGAGGTCGTGCGGGCGGTCGTCGCGCATCCGCCGAGTGTGCCACCCGAGGGCGCGCGGGTCACGGGGCGAAGACCGCCCGGACGCAACCGTCCGCCCGCTCGCGGAACAGCGCGTAACCGTGGGCGCCCCGCTCCAGCGGCAGACGGTGGGTGGCCAGGTGC
The window above is part of the Micromonospora inositola genome. Proteins encoded here:
- a CDS encoding saccharopine dehydrogenase family protein — protein: MRDDRPHDLVLFGATGFTGALTAEYLARHAPTGLRWALAGRNPGKLAAVRDRLAAIDPALSGLPLLTADVTDPESLRAVAASARVVASTVGPYIHHGEPLVAACAAAGTDYLDITGEPEFVDLMYVRHHAEAVRTGARLVHACGFDSIPHDLGAWYTVKQLPSDGPITVDGFVRAGGRFSAGTYHSALTAFSRTGEMSRAAKARKAVEPRPEGRRVRAVPGKVGRSKELGRWVVPLPTIDPQVVRRSAAARPEYGPDFRYRHFAAVKRLPTILVAGVGMAGLVGLVKLPPTRRWLLGRLASGQGPTAEQRAKSWFTVRFLGFGGGRKVLTEVAGGDPGYDETAKMLAESALCLACDDLPPTSGQVTPVTAMGDALLERLVKAGMTFRVVDAGPTA